In uncultured Cohaesibacter sp., a genomic segment contains:
- a CDS encoding metalloregulator ArsR/SmtB family transcription factor, with the protein MRTHTSIALSLAALGHETRLEVFRLLVRAGDEGLNVGEIGQHLDMAASTLAHHLKVLVDAGLVIQERQGRQIVNRVDYDEMRNTISFLTAECCAGVTLPREGAA; encoded by the coding sequence ATGAGAACACATACATCCATCGCCCTTTCTTTGGCTGCCCTCGGGCATGAAACGCGCCTTGAAGTCTTTCGCCTCCTGGTGCGGGCCGGGGATGAGGGCCTGAATGTTGGAGAGATTGGTCAACATCTCGATATGGCCGCATCGACGCTTGCACATCATCTGAAGGTCCTTGTTGATGCTGGCCTTGTCATACAGGAGCGTCAAGGGCGTCAGATTGTGAATAGGGTCGATTATGACGAGATGCGCAACACCATATCCTTCCTGACGGCAGAATGCTGCGCCGGTGTCACACTCCCCAGGGAGGGAGCAGCATAA
- a CDS encoding permease, protein MTDFALNIRSRTTHFTQRLWTKEKVWLFIAGLLTILLIFEPGQAAKSAQFAARNLLEIAPFLILSISMAAYAGASGADGLIARAFSGSAAIMILFAALAGGLSPFCSCGVIPLIAALLAMGVPLSAVMAFWLASPVMDPSMFILTAGVLGIEFAIAKTLAAIGLGLLGGYVVHMLNRTGRLNDPLREGVGNGGCGGAKVRTVRPVIWKFWQEEERVAKFIAEGIKTTLFLAKWLALAFLLESLMMAWLPAELVARSLGGSGLMPIIIATLVGVPAYLNGYAALPLVGELIRQGMTPGAGLSFLVAGSVTSLPAAIAVWALVRKKIFFLYLGIALTGSLGAGLLFQYWTAI, encoded by the coding sequence ATGACTGACTTTGCTCTCAACATCCGCTCAAGGACAACGCATTTCACTCAACGACTCTGGACCAAAGAAAAAGTCTGGCTGTTTATCGCCGGACTGCTGACCATTCTATTGATATTCGAGCCCGGACAAGCCGCTAAAAGTGCGCAATTTGCGGCGCGAAATTTGCTCGAGATTGCACCCTTCCTCATTCTCTCCATCTCAATGGCAGCTTACGCCGGAGCGAGTGGAGCAGACGGACTGATAGCCCGCGCATTTTCCGGCTCCGCCGCAATCATGATCCTGTTCGCAGCTCTCGCAGGTGGCCTGTCGCCTTTCTGCTCCTGCGGTGTCATCCCGCTGATTGCTGCACTTCTGGCAATGGGGGTGCCGCTCTCGGCAGTTATGGCTTTCTGGCTCGCCTCGCCGGTCATGGACCCCTCAATGTTCATCTTGACCGCGGGCGTCCTTGGCATCGAATTCGCCATCGCCAAGACGCTCGCAGCAATCGGATTAGGCCTGTTGGGAGGCTATGTTGTCCATATGCTGAATCGCACCGGCAGGTTAAACGACCCCTTGCGCGAAGGGGTGGGCAACGGTGGCTGCGGTGGCGCCAAAGTGCGCACAGTCAGGCCCGTCATATGGAAGTTCTGGCAAGAAGAAGAGCGCGTTGCCAAATTCATCGCCGAAGGGATCAAGACCACGCTCTTTCTTGCCAAATGGCTGGCCCTCGCCTTCCTTCTTGAAAGCCTGATGATGGCCTGGCTTCCCGCAGAACTGGTTGCCCGATCACTGGGCGGGTCAGGCCTCATGCCCATTATCATCGCCACCTTGGTCGGGGTGCCCGCCTATCTCAACGGTTATGCCGCGCTGCCCCTTGTCGGCGAACTGATCAGACAAGGCATGACACCGGGGGCTGGTCTATCCTTTCTGGTAGCAGGAAGCGTAACGTCCCTCCCCGCAGCAATTGCCGTCTGGGCGCTGGTTAGGAAAAAGATATTCTTCCTCTATCTCGGGATCGCGTTGACCGGCTCTCTCGGAGCAGGGCTTCTGTTTCAATATTGGACAGCGATCTGA
- a CDS encoding acetyl-CoA C-acetyltransferase: protein MTDIIIAAAARTAVGNFNGGLSTVPAHELGATVIRALLEKANVDPLEVSDVILGQVLTAGQGQNPARQAAIKSGLPDSSTALTINQVCGSGLRAVALGMQSIKSGDAAIIIAGGQENMSKAPHVLHLRNGVKMGPAGMEDTMIKDGLWDAFNDYHMGITAENVATTSGISRENQDRLAAESQRRAAEAQAAGKFEAEIVPVSVHTRKGEVIVEKDEFIRPETTIDTLGKLRPAFKKDGSVTAGNASGINDGAAAVLMMTGEEAEKRGIKPMARVVAWATAGVDPAIMGTGPIAASRKALNKAGWKPEDLDLIEANEAFAAQAAAVNDEMGWDREKVNVNGGAIALGHPIGASGARIFVTLLHEMERRDAKKGLATLCIGGGMGIAVCVERD, encoded by the coding sequence ATGACTGATATTATTATTGCTGCTGCCGCCAGAACTGCGGTCGGTAACTTCAACGGCGGTCTGTCAACCGTTCCCGCTCATGAATTGGGTGCCACGGTCATTCGGGCTCTGCTGGAAAAAGCCAATGTGGATCCTCTGGAAGTGTCTGACGTTATTCTCGGTCAGGTGCTCACCGCAGGGCAGGGGCAGAACCCGGCCCGTCAGGCCGCGATCAAAAGCGGGCTGCCAGACAGCTCGACGGCGTTGACGATCAATCAGGTTTGCGGCTCGGGGCTGCGCGCTGTGGCTCTTGGCATGCAGTCGATCAAGTCGGGCGATGCTGCCATCATCATTGCCGGCGGGCAGGAAAATATGAGCAAGGCTCCCCATGTCCTGCATCTGCGCAACGGTGTCAAAATGGGCCCTGCCGGCATGGAAGATACCATGATCAAGGATGGCCTGTGGGATGCCTTCAATGATTATCACATGGGGATTACGGCGGAGAATGTTGCAACAACCAGCGGCATTTCTCGCGAAAATCAGGACCGTCTGGCCGCGGAATCCCAGCGTCGAGCTGCCGAGGCTCAGGCTGCTGGCAAGTTCGAAGCGGAAATTGTTCCTGTTTCCGTTCATACCCGCAAGGGCGAGGTGATTGTCGAGAAAGACGAGTTCATTCGTCCTGAAACCACCATTGATACGCTTGGCAAGCTGCGTCCGGCCTTCAAGAAAGATGGCTCGGTTACTGCAGGCAACGCCTCGGGCATCAATGACGGTGCTGCTGCGGTGTTGATGATGACAGGCGAAGAAGCCGAAAAGCGCGGCATCAAGCCGATGGCCAGAGTTGTGGCATGGGCGACTGCCGGGGTTGATCCGGCGATCATGGGCACCGGGCCGATTGCCGCCTCTCGCAAGGCTCTCAACAAGGCAGGCTGGAAGCCGGAAGATCTCGATCTGATCGAAGCCAACGAAGCCTTTGCCGCGCAGGCCGCTGCCGTCAATGACGAAATGGGCTGGGATCGTGAAAAGGTCAATGTCAATGGCGGCGCCATTGCTCTTGGTCATCCGATCGGCGCTTCGGGCGCGCGTATTTTCGTCACCCTGCTGCATGAAATGGAACGGCGGGACGCCAAGAAGGGCCTCGCCACCCTCTGCATCGGCGGCGGTATGGGCATTGCCGTTTGTGTCGAGCGTGACTAG
- the ychF gene encoding redox-regulated ATPase YchF, whose amino-acid sequence MGFKCGIVGLPNVGKSTLFNALTKTAAAQAANYPFCTIEPNTGDVAVPDPRMDAIAKIAGSKELIPTRLTFVDIAGLVRGASKGEGLGNQFLANIREVDAIVHVLRCFEDDDITHVEGKIDPVTDAETVETELMISDMESLERRVANLRKRGQTGDKEAKTQAALMDRLLELLHDGKPGRMLEVADDEERKAVNGLNLLTTKPVLYICNVDEESSATGNAFSKAVEEMAEKQGAGAVVISAAIEAEISQLDAEEQAEFLETLSLEEPGLDRMIRAGYDLLHLITYFTAGPKETRAWTVTRGCKAPQAAGVIHTDFERGFIRAQTIAYADYVALGGETAAKEAGKARDEGKEYVVQDGDVMLFKFNT is encoded by the coding sequence ATGGGTTTTAAATGCGGTATCGTGGGGCTGCCCAATGTCGGCAAGTCCACCCTGTTCAATGCGCTGACGAAAACCGCCGCAGCACAGGCAGCCAACTATCCTTTCTGCACCATTGAGCCGAATACCGGCGATGTTGCCGTGCCGGACCCGCGCATGGATGCCATTGCCAAGATCGCAGGCTCCAAGGAGCTGATTCCCACACGCCTGACCTTCGTTGACATTGCCGGCCTTGTGCGCGGCGCTTCCAAGGGCGAAGGGCTGGGCAACCAGTTTCTGGCCAACATCCGCGAAGTGGATGCCATCGTGCATGTGCTGCGCTGCTTTGAAGATGACGACATCACCCATGTCGAGGGCAAGATCGATCCGGTAACCGATGCGGAAACCGTCGAGACCGAACTGATGATCTCGGACATGGAAAGCCTTGAACGTCGTGTCGCCAACCTGCGCAAGCGCGGCCAGACCGGCGACAAGGAAGCCAAGACACAGGCCGCCCTGATGGATCGCCTGCTGGAACTGCTCCATGATGGCAAGCCCGGTCGCATGCTCGAAGTGGCTGACGATGAGGAACGCAAGGCCGTCAACGGCCTCAACCTGCTGACGACCAAGCCGGTTCTCTATATCTGCAATGTCGATGAGGAAAGCTCCGCTACCGGCAATGCCTTCTCAAAGGCCGTGGAAGAAATGGCTGAGAAGCAGGGCGCAGGTGCTGTGGTCATCTCGGCCGCCATCGAAGCCGAAATCTCCCAGCTTGATGCCGAGGAGCAGGCCGAATTTCTCGAAACCCTCAGCCTTGAAGAGCCGGGCCTCGACCGCATGATCCGCGCAGGCTACGACCTGTTGCATCTGATCACCTATTTCACCGCAGGCCCGAAAGAAACCCGCGCTTGGACCGTGACCCGCGGCTGCAAGGCCCCGCAGGCCGCAGGCGTTATCCATACCGATTTCGAACGCGGCTTCATCCGCGCCCAGACCATCGCCTATGCCGATTATGTTGCTCTGGGCGGAGAAACCGCAGCCAAGGAAGCTGGCAAGGCCCGCGATGAAGGCAAGGAATATGTCGTCCAGGACGGCGACGTCATGCTCTTCAAGTTCAACACCTGA
- the pth gene encoding aminoacyl-tRNA hydrolase, whose amino-acid sequence MYLLVGLGNPGPQYAGNRHNIGFMAIDEIARQHNFGPWRRKFQGEISEGQIGRNKVLLLKPTTFMNESGRAVSEACRFYKIAPQDVYVYHDELDLSPGKVKAKLGGGVAGHNGLRSTGAHIGNDFHRIRLGIGHPGRERVTQWVLGDFAKADREWLEPTLDALAYTAPSLIENDLGRFMTDFNQRLAPPVNGHKKARSRSASADGAPSPSAKKAASGSADKQNGGAESARSAQAAEPPRNAMAEALKRLVTRDKDE is encoded by the coding sequence ATGTATCTGCTTGTCGGACTTGGCAATCCCGGACCTCAATATGCTGGCAATCGCCATAATATCGGCTTCATGGCGATTGACGAAATCGCCCGCCAGCATAATTTCGGCCCGTGGCGCCGCAAGTTTCAGGGCGAGATCAGTGAAGGCCAGATTGGCCGGAACAAGGTCTTGCTGCTCAAGCCAACCACCTTCATGAATGAATCCGGACGCGCGGTTTCCGAAGCCTGCCGCTTCTACAAGATCGCGCCGCAGGATGTCTATGTCTATCATGACGAGCTCGATCTCAGCCCCGGCAAGGTCAAGGCCAAACTGGGTGGCGGCGTGGCTGGCCACAATGGATTGCGCTCGACCGGAGCGCATATCGGCAATGATTTCCATCGCATCCGACTGGGTATCGGCCATCCGGGCCGTGAACGCGTAACCCAATGGGTGCTTGGTGACTTCGCCAAAGCCGACAGGGAATGGCTGGAGCCGACCCTTGACGCGCTGGCCTATACGGCCCCCAGCCTCATCGAGAATGATCTGGGCCGCTTCATGACAGATTTCAATCAGCGACTGGCCCCTCCGGTTAACGGACACAAGAAGGCCAGATCAAGATCCGCAAGCGCCGATGGCGCGCCTTCGCCCTCGGCAAAGAAGGCTGCATCCGGCAGCGCGGACAAGCAGAATGGCGGCGCAGAGAGCGCCCGCTCCGCACAGGCTGCGGAGCCACCAAGAAATGCGATGGCCGAAGCGCTTAAGCGTCTGGTCACCAGAGACAAGGATGAATAG
- a CDS encoding 50S ribosomal protein L25/general stress protein Ctc: protein MAFEFKAERRDRVGKGSARALRREGKIPAVIYGDKKDPISIAIPYKETNLQIHKGGFLTHIGTVEVDGEQIQVIPRDYQLDVVRDFPLHVDFLRVSRSTRITVGVPVDFINEEACPGLKRGGALNIVRREVEVECPATEIPESFVFDLKEADLGDSIHISAITMPAGVTPTITDRDFTIATIAAPAGYNEPAEGEGEGDAEDAE, encoded by the coding sequence ATGGCATTTGAATTCAAAGCAGAACGCCGTGACCGAGTCGGTAAGGGGTCCGCTCGTGCTCTGCGTCGCGAAGGCAAGATCCCTGCCGTCATCTATGGCGACAAGAAAGACCCTATCTCCATCGCTATCCCTTACAAGGAAACCAACCTGCAGATTCACAAGGGCGGCTTCCTGACACATATCGGGACTGTTGAAGTCGATGGCGAACAGATTCAGGTGATCCCTCGCGACTACCAGCTTGACGTTGTCCGCGACTTCCCTCTGCATGTCGACTTCCTGCGCGTTTCCCGCAGCACCCGCATCACCGTTGGTGTGCCTGTCGACTTCATCAATGAGGAAGCCTGCCCGGGCCTCAAACGTGGTGGCGCGCTCAACATCGTCCGTCGTGAAGTTGAAGTTGAGTGCCCGGCTACCGAAATTCCGGAATCCTTCGTATTCGATCTGAAAGAAGCAGATCTTGGCGATTCCATCCATATTTCGGCCATCACCATGCCTGCTGGCGTGACCCCGACCATTACCGATCGTGACTTCACCATTGCAACCATTGCAGCACCGGCTGGCTATAACGAGCCTGCTGAAGGTGAAGGAGAAGGTGATGCAGAAGACGCTGAGTAA